The genome window CAACTTGTCGATCCCGGCGGGGCTCTTCAAGAGCTATTCGATCTACGCCGGCGTGCAAGACGCGTTCATGCAGTGGTGGTACGGCCACAACGCCGTCGCGTTCTTCCTGACCACGCCGTTCCTCGGCCTGATGTACTACTTCATGCCGAAGGCGGCCGAGGGACCGGTCTTCTCGTACCGGCTCTCGATCCTGCACTTCTGGTCGCTGGTCTTCCTTTATATCTGGGCCGGTCCGCACCATCTCCACTATACCGCGCTGCCGGAATGGGCCTCGACGGTGGGGATGCTCTTCTCGATCATGCTCTGGGCGCCCAGCTGGGGCGGCATGATCAACGGGTTGCTCACCCTGCGCGGCGGCTGGGCCAAGGTGGTCGACGATCCGATCCTGAAATTCTTCGTTGTCGGCATCACCGCGTACGGCATGTCGACCTTCGAAGGGCCGATGCTCTCGATCAAGAGCGTCAACGCCCTCGCCCACTATACCGACTGGATCATTGCCCACGTCCACACCGGCGCGCTGGGATGGAACGGGTTCATCACCTTCGGAATGATCTACTGGCTGCTGCCGCGCCTCTTCCAGGCGCCGCTGCACTCGAAGAAGCTGGCGGAAGCCCATTTCTGGGTCGGGACTTTCGGCATCATCCTCTACGTGGTGGCGATCTACAGCGCCGGGGTCACTCAGGGGCTGATGTGGCGTGCCTTCGATGAAACCGGTCGCCTGATGTATCCGGACTTTGTCGAGACCGTCGCGAAACTGATGCCGATGTACTGGGTGCGGGTCGCCGGTGGCTCCCTCTATATCGTCGGGATGTTCCTGTTCGGCTACAACATCCTGATGACCTGGCGGAAGCGTCCGGCGAAGTACGAAGTCCCCGTGATCCGTGCCGCGCCGCTCGCCCCCGCCTTCATGGAGGCGCCCGTCGCGGTCCCGGCTGGCGAGGGATTCATCGGCCGGATCCGGGCGATGCGCTATCACCGTCGCTGGGAGCGGATGCCTCTCCTCTTCACCGCGCTGACGATTCTCGCGGTCGTGGTGGCCTCGCTCTTCGAGATCCTGCCGACCTTCCTGATTCGCTCCAACGTGCCGACGATCGCCTCGGTGAAGCCCTATACACCGCTCGAGCTCTACGGCCGCGACATGTACATCCGCGAGGGGTGCTTCAACTGCCACTCGCAACAGATCCGCCCGCTCCGCTATGAGACCGAGCGCTACGGCGAATATTCCAAGCCCGGCGAATTCGTGTACGATCACCCCTTCCTCTGGGGATCACGGCGCCTCGGCCCCGATCTCGCCCGCGAGGGCGGGAAGTATCCCAACCTCTGGCACGTGCGTCACTTCGCGAACCCGCGCGAGATCGCGGCGCGTTCGATC of Gemmatimonadota bacterium contains these proteins:
- the ccoN gene encoding cytochrome-c oxidase, cbb3-type subunit I; amino-acid sequence: MTATAAAAGTPPGVVLDEFSYDDDIVRKFLVACFAWGLIGMLVGLLIALQLADHRFNLGLPFTSFGRLRPLHTNAVIFAFAGNAFFCGCYYSSQRLLKTRMFSDTLSRVHFWGWQAIILSAALTLPFGLTQAKEYAELEWPIDIAIAVVWVIFAVNFFGTLLRRRERHLYVAIWFYIASIVTVAVLHIFNNLSIPAGLFKSYSIYAGVQDAFMQWWYGHNAVAFFLTTPFLGLMYYFMPKAAEGPVFSYRLSILHFWSLVFLYIWAGPHHLHYTALPEWASTVGMLFSIMLWAPSWGGMINGLLTLRGGWAKVVDDPILKFFVVGITAYGMSTFEGPMLSIKSVNALAHYTDWIIAHVHTGALGWNGFITFGMIYWLLPRLFQAPLHSKKLAEAHFWVGTFGIILYVVAIYSAGVTQGLMWRAFDETGRLMYPDFVETVAKLMPMYWVRVAGGSLYIVGMFLFGYNILMTWRKRPAKYEVPVIRAAPLAPAFMEAPVAVPAGEGFIGRIRAMRYHRRWERMPLLFTALTILAVVVASLFEILPTFLIRSNVPTIASVKPYTPLELYGRDMYIREGCFNCHSQQIRPLRYETERYGEYSKPGEFVYDHPFLWGSRRLGPDLAREGGKYPNLWHVRHFANPREIAARSIMPNYPQFASTVIPWDVIPKRVGVMAMLGVPYGEAVTNAIPMAQAQARALAADVAASGGPRGLEDKEIIAIVAYIQRLGHDIAMNRPAATRTP